A window from Caulobacter sp. X encodes these proteins:
- a CDS encoding carbonic anhydrase, whose protein sequence is MVSRRLLLGALIGVAAPALAFAEGEGGSPSLLTKKGRRTRRAIKHQSTDKAALDKALATVKPMEPEPAHAPAPADMAISPDEALGRLKQGNAIFARGGANISLPSMARVAELSKGQKPFAVIIGCSDSRAAPELIFDCNLGELFVVRVAGSTVSREGLGSIVYAVEHLGAPLVVVLGHTKCGAVGAAVDVATKHAELHGALHEMVLPILPAVIEAEEQHPADLQDAAIRQNVRDIARRLKVSDGVLAERLEEGRLKIVSACYDLSTGTVAFDA, encoded by the coding sequence ATGGTTTCGAGACGACTGCTGCTGGGCGCGCTCATCGGCGTTGCGGCGCCGGCCCTGGCCTTCGCCGAGGGCGAAGGCGGCTCGCCCAGTCTCCTGACCAAAAAGGGCCGGCGCACGCGGCGCGCGATCAAGCACCAGTCGACCGACAAAGCCGCGCTGGACAAGGCGCTAGCGACGGTGAAGCCGATGGAGCCGGAGCCGGCTCACGCGCCTGCGCCCGCTGACATGGCCATCAGCCCGGACGAGGCACTCGGTCGCCTGAAACAGGGCAACGCCATCTTCGCCCGAGGCGGCGCCAACATCTCCCTGCCCTCGATGGCCCGCGTGGCCGAGCTGTCCAAGGGCCAGAAGCCGTTCGCCGTGATCATCGGATGCTCGGACAGCCGCGCCGCGCCGGAACTGATCTTCGACTGCAATCTGGGCGAACTCTTCGTGGTCCGCGTCGCCGGCTCGACCGTCAGCCGCGAAGGTCTCGGTTCGATCGTCTATGCCGTGGAACACCTGGGCGCGCCGCTGGTCGTCGTCCTGGGTCACACCAAGTGCGGGGCCGTGGGCGCGGCGGTGGACGTCGCCACCAAGCACGCCGAGCTGCATGGCGCCCTGCATGAAATGGTGCTGCCGATCCTGCCGGCGGTGATCGAAGCCGAGGAGCAGCATCCGGCCGACCTGCAGGACGCCGCGATCCGTCAGAACGTTCGCGACATCGCCCGCCGTCTGAAAGTGTCTGACGGCGTTCTGGCCGAGCGGCTGGAGGAAGGGCGCTTGAAAATCGTCTCGGCCTGCTACGATCTCAGCACGGGCACGGTCGCCTTCGACGCCTGA
- a CDS encoding carbonic anhydrase: protein MLEDLKAKNAAWSKSKTQVDPDFFKRLEGQQSPEYLWIGCSDSRVPANEIVGLDPGELFVHRNVANLAPPQDANYLSVLQFAVDVLKVKHIMVVGHYGCGGVAAAIDGQRRGLVDHWLHPIREVCAEHKHELAQIPDKRAMLDRLTELNVARQVRNVAADVFVQDAWARGQQLAVHGWVYSLHDGLVTDLDIGIASLADYERVVAESMAG, encoded by the coding sequence ATGCTTGAGGATCTGAAAGCCAAGAACGCCGCTTGGTCGAAGAGCAAGACCCAGGTCGATCCCGACTTTTTCAAGCGCCTCGAAGGCCAGCAAAGCCCGGAATACCTGTGGATCGGTTGCAGCGACAGCCGCGTGCCGGCCAACGAGATCGTCGGCCTGGACCCCGGCGAGCTGTTCGTCCACCGCAATGTCGCCAACCTGGCTCCGCCGCAGGACGCCAACTATCTGAGCGTGCTGCAGTTCGCGGTCGACGTGCTGAAGGTCAAGCACATCATGGTCGTCGGCCACTACGGCTGCGGCGGCGTGGCGGCGGCGATCGATGGTCAGCGCCGCGGCCTCGTCGACCATTGGCTGCATCCGATCCGCGAAGTCTGCGCCGAGCACAAGCACGAGCTGGCGCAGATCCCGGACAAGCGCGCCATGCTGGATCGTTTGACCGAACTGAACGTCGCCCGCCAGGTCCGCAACGTCGCCGCCGACGTCTTCGTGCAGGACGCTTGGGCGCGCGGCCAGCAGCTGGCCGTGCACGGCTGGGTCTATTCGCTGCACGACGGCTTGGTCACCGACCTCGACATCGGCATCGCCAGCCTGGCCGACTATGAGCGCGTCGTCGCCGAGTCGATGGCCGGCTGA
- a CDS encoding M1 family aminopeptidase — translation MFRKIAGFELRYQLKSPVFWVVATIFFLLTFGAATIDQIRIGGGGNIHKNAPFAIAQTHIILSIFYMFVTTAFVANVVVRDDETGFGPILRSTRVRKFDYLYGRFTGAVLAAAISFLVVPFAIWLGSFMPWIDPERLGPNDLHAYLFSYFVLALPTILLTSALFFALATVTRSMMWTYVGVIAFIVLWIVAGIALRRPEYAKIAAYWEPLGASAFGQATRYWTASERNTLVPPLTGALLFNRIFVSALAVGFLTLAYGLFRFQSADLSGQRKIKATKGAADEAPPSALAGPLPTPRFDRQTAWAQLVVRTRLDMGQVFKSPAYFVLLFLGLANAMGSLWFATEAGTYGGVIYPVTRVLIEPLLGSFSLIPIIIAIYYSGELVWRERERKTHEIIDATPVPDWAFVVPKTLAISLVLISTLLISVLAAVLSQALHGYFNFEFEKYLLWYLLPQSVDWILLAALAVFLQAVSPHKFIGWGLMVIYLITTITFVNLGFEHKLYNYGSVTSTPFSDMNGQGKFWIGAWWLRVYWSAFALVLLVLAHALWRRGTESRLLPRLRRLPERLNGGAGILMTLSLAVFAAAGGYIYLNTNVWNPYRTKIDNEKWQADYEKTLLPFENTPQPKIVAMTLDVDLRPHAPSIETKGSYVLENKTGAPLKEIHVRFDRDLQVKGLSIEGARPKKTFEAFNYRIFAFDTPMRPGERRKMSFITLRAQRGFPNSDQERRIVDNGSFVNNLEIAPLLGMSREGLLQDRAKRRKYGLPPELRMAKLGDVASRQFNGLRKDADFISSDITVSTEADQTPIAPGYKVSDTVKNGRRIARFVTEAPIMPFVSIQSARYQVSRETYKGVELAVYYDAQHPWNIERMKTGMKRSLDYFQANFSPYQFRQLRFQEFPDYAQFAQSFANTIPWSEGLFFISDYRDPSKIDMVTYVGAHEIGHQWWAHQVIGADQQGGAMLSETFAQYSALMVMKHAYGEDQIRKFLKFELDSYLRARGGDVIDEQPLAKVEGQPYVYYRKGSLVMYRLQNEVGEEVVNRALRKLIAQYAFKGAPYPITTDFLTFLRAEAPADKQALITDLFEKITLYDLKAKTASVKARPDGKFDVTVTVDAQKKYADGKGKETSAALNETMDVGVFTAKPGDKGFNAKDVLLYERRPIRSGVQTFTFTVAKKPKFAGIDPYNTVIDRNSDDNTVAVGN, via the coding sequence ATGTTTCGCAAGATCGCGGGCTTCGAGCTCCGCTACCAGCTGAAGTCGCCTGTCTTCTGGGTGGTCGCGACCATCTTCTTCCTGCTGACCTTCGGGGCGGCGACGATCGACCAGATCCGCATCGGCGGCGGCGGCAACATCCACAAGAACGCCCCGTTCGCCATCGCCCAGACGCATATCATCCTGTCGATCTTCTACATGTTCGTGACCACGGCCTTCGTGGCCAATGTGGTGGTCCGCGACGACGAGACCGGCTTTGGACCGATCCTGCGGTCCACCCGCGTGCGCAAGTTCGACTACTTGTATGGCCGCTTCACCGGCGCCGTTCTGGCCGCGGCGATCTCGTTCCTGGTCGTGCCCTTCGCCATCTGGCTGGGCTCGTTCATGCCTTGGATCGATCCGGAACGGCTGGGCCCGAACGATCTCCACGCCTACCTCTTCTCCTATTTCGTCCTGGCCTTGCCGACGATCCTGCTGACTTCGGCGCTATTCTTCGCCCTGGCCACGGTCACGCGGTCGATGATGTGGACCTATGTCGGCGTCATCGCCTTCATCGTGCTCTGGATCGTCGCGGGCATCGCTCTGCGTCGGCCGGAATACGCCAAGATCGCGGCCTATTGGGAGCCGCTGGGCGCTTCGGCGTTTGGCCAGGCGACGCGCTACTGGACCGCCAGCGAACGCAACACCCTTGTGCCGCCGCTCACGGGCGCGTTGCTGTTCAACCGCATTTTCGTGAGCGCCTTGGCGGTCGGGTTCCTGACGCTGGCCTACGGCCTCTTCCGGTTCCAGTCCGCTGACCTCTCGGGTCAGCGTAAGATCAAGGCGACGAAAGGGGCGGCTGATGAGGCGCCTCCATCCGCCCTGGCCGGACCTCTGCCCACGCCCCGCTTCGATCGCCAGACCGCCTGGGCGCAGCTGGTGGTTCGCACGCGGCTGGACATGGGCCAGGTATTCAAGAGCCCGGCCTATTTCGTGCTGCTGTTTCTGGGCCTCGCCAACGCCATGGGTTCGCTGTGGTTCGCGACCGAGGCAGGGACCTATGGCGGCGTCATCTATCCCGTCACGCGCGTTCTTATCGAGCCTCTGCTGGGCTCGTTCAGCCTGATCCCGATTATCATCGCCATCTACTACTCGGGCGAGTTGGTCTGGCGCGAACGCGAGCGCAAGACCCACGAGATCATCGACGCCACCCCCGTTCCCGACTGGGCGTTCGTCGTTCCCAAAACGCTGGCGATCAGCCTAGTGCTGATCTCGACCCTGCTGATCAGCGTGCTGGCGGCGGTGCTGAGCCAAGCCCTGCACGGCTACTTCAATTTCGAGTTCGAGAAGTACCTGCTCTGGTACCTGCTGCCGCAGTCGGTGGACTGGATCCTGCTGGCGGCGCTGGCCGTCTTCCTGCAGGCGGTGAGCCCGCACAAGTTCATCGGCTGGGGGCTGATGGTGATCTATCTGATCACCACCATCACCTTCGTGAACCTGGGCTTCGAGCACAAGCTCTACAACTACGGCTCGGTCACATCGACGCCGTTCTCCGACATGAACGGCCAGGGCAAGTTCTGGATCGGCGCCTGGTGGCTGCGGGTCTACTGGAGCGCCTTCGCGCTGGTCTTGCTGGTGCTGGCGCATGCTCTGTGGCGCCGTGGGACCGAGAGCCGGCTTCTGCCGCGCCTGCGCCGCCTCCCCGAGCGCCTGAACGGCGGAGCGGGGATCCTGATGACCCTCTCGCTGGCCGTCTTCGCGGCCGCCGGCGGCTACATCTACCTGAACACCAACGTCTGGAACCCCTACCGGACCAAGATCGACAACGAGAAGTGGCAGGCCGATTACGAAAAGACCCTGCTGCCGTTCGAGAACACGCCTCAGCCCAAGATCGTGGCGATGACGCTTGACGTCGACCTGCGTCCGCACGCGCCCAGCATCGAGACCAAAGGCTCTTATGTCCTGGAGAACAAGACGGGCGCGCCGCTGAAGGAAATCCACGTCCGCTTCGATCGCGACCTGCAGGTCAAGGGCCTGTCGATCGAGGGGGCGCGGCCCAAGAAGACCTTCGAGGCCTTCAATTACCGCATCTTCGCCTTCGACACGCCGATGCGCCCGGGCGAACGCCGCAAGATGAGCTTCATCACCCTGCGCGCCCAGCGCGGCTTCCCCAACAGCGACCAGGAGCGCCGGATCGTCGACAACGGCTCGTTCGTGAACAACCTGGAGATCGCGCCGCTGCTGGGCATGTCGCGCGAAGGCCTCCTGCAGGATCGCGCCAAACGCCGGAAGTACGGCCTGCCGCCCGAACTTCGCATGGCCAAGCTGGGCGATGTCGCATCCCGCCAGTTCAATGGCCTGCGCAAGGACGCCGACTTCATCAGCTCCGACATCACCGTTTCGACCGAGGCCGATCAGACGCCGATCGCGCCGGGCTACAAGGTCTCGGATACGGTCAAGAATGGTCGCCGCATCGCGCGCTTCGTGACCGAGGCCCCGATCATGCCGTTCGTGTCGATCCAGTCGGCGCGCTATCAGGTCTCGCGCGAGACCTACAAGGGCGTCGAGCTGGCGGTCTATTACGACGCCCAGCATCCCTGGAACATCGAGCGGATGAAGACCGGCATGAAGCGGTCGCTGGACTACTTCCAGGCCAATTTCAGCCCCTACCAGTTCCGCCAGCTGCGCTTCCAGGAGTTCCCGGACTACGCCCAGTTCGCGCAGTCCTTCGCCAACACCATCCCGTGGTCGGAAGGGCTGTTCTTCATCTCCGACTATCGTGATCCGTCCAAGATCGACATGGTCACCTATGTCGGGGCGCACGAGATCGGCCACCAATGGTGGGCCCACCAGGTGATCGGCGCGGACCAGCAGGGCGGCGCCATGCTGAGCGAGACCTTCGCTCAGTATTCCGCCCTGATGGTCATGAAGCACGCCTATGGCGAGGACCAGATCCGCAAGTTCCTGAAGTTCGAGCTGGACAGCTATCTGCGGGCCCGCGGCGGCGACGTGATCGACGAGCAGCCCTTGGCCAAGGTCGAAGGCCAGCCCTACGTCTATTATCGCAAGGGTTCGCTGGTCATGTACCGCCTGCAGAACGAGGTCGGCGAGGAGGTCGTCAACCGGGCGCTCCGCAAGCTGATCGCCCAGTACGCCTTCAAGGGCGCGCCCTATCCGATCACGACCGACTTCCTGACCTTCCTCCGCGCCGAGGCGCCGGCGGACAAGCAGGCCCTGATCACCGACCTGTTCGAGAAGATCACGCTGTACGACCTGAAGGCCAAGACCGCTTCGGTGAAGGCGCGGCCTGATGGGAAGTTCGACGTCACGGTCACGGTGGACGCCCAGAAGAAGTACGCCGACGGCAAGGGCAAGGAGACCTCCGCCGCCCTGAACGAGACCATGGACGTCGGTGTCTTTACCGCCAAGCCTGGCGACAAAGGCTTCAACGCCAAGGACGTGTTGCTTTACGAGCGTCGTCCGATCCGTTCGGGCGTGCAGACCTTCACCTTCACGGTGGCCAAGAAGCCGAAATTCGCGGGGATCGATCCGTACAATACGGTGATCGACCGCAACAGCGACGACAACACGGTCGCGGTCGGCAACTGA
- a CDS encoding Lrp/AsnC family transcriptional regulator — protein sequence MTKPAANLDGFDRKLLNLLQRRGRASYVEMGEAVNLSESACLRRVRALEESGVISRYAAVIDERAVGLPLSVFVTVTLSSQAESALSAFEKAIASVREVAECYLMTGGSDYLLRLVVRDVDDLERVHAQELTRIPGVVRVSSSIAMRTVVKRVELPL from the coding sequence ATGACGAAACCCGCCGCCAATCTCGATGGTTTTGACCGGAAGCTCCTCAACCTGCTGCAGAGGCGGGGGAGAGCCAGCTATGTGGAAATGGGCGAGGCGGTGAATCTATCCGAGTCCGCCTGTCTGCGTCGGGTCAGGGCCTTGGAAGAGTCCGGGGTGATCAGTCGATACGCCGCCGTGATCGACGAGCGCGCGGTCGGCCTGCCGCTCAGCGTCTTCGTGACCGTGACGCTGTCGTCCCAGGCGGAGTCGGCGCTGAGCGCGTTCGAGAAGGCCATAGCGAGCGTGCGCGAAGTCGCCGAATGCTACCTGATGACCGGCGGGTCGGATTATCTGCTGCGGCTGGTGGTTCGGGACGTGGACGATCTTGAACGGGTCCATGCGCAGGAGCTGACCCGTATTCCCGGGGTCGTCCGGGTCAGCTCCAGCATCGCGATGCGCACGGTGGTCAAGCGCGTTGAATTGCCGCTGTAG
- a CDS encoding ABC transporter ATP-binding protein — translation MLIIENLTHVYGNGVKALDEVNLTIPRGMYGLLGPNGAGKSTLMRTIATLQAPTSGHIRFGDIDVLKTPELLRRTLGYLPQDFGVYPRVSAYDMLDHMAVLKGIANAKDRKETVEHLLNQVNLWNVRKKAIAGFSGGMRQRFGIAQALIGDPRLIIVDEPTAGLDPEERNRFLNLLAEIGENVVVILSTHIVEDVSDLCPAMAIICDGRIVSEGAPADLVAKLQGRIWKKTIEKSELEAAKARYKVISTRLLAGRTIIHIESDDNPGDGFTPVEGGLEDVYFSTLSTTRRAA, via the coding sequence ATGCTGATCATCGAGAACCTGACCCACGTCTATGGCAACGGCGTCAAAGCCTTGGACGAGGTCAATCTGACGATCCCGCGCGGGATGTATGGCCTTCTGGGGCCGAACGGCGCGGGCAAGTCGACCTTGATGCGCACGATCGCCACCCTGCAGGCGCCGACCTCCGGCCACATCCGTTTCGGCGACATCGACGTCCTGAAGACCCCGGAACTGCTGCGCCGCACGCTGGGCTATCTGCCGCAGGACTTCGGCGTCTATCCGCGGGTGTCGGCCTACGACATGCTGGACCACATGGCCGTTCTGAAGGGGATCGCCAACGCCAAGGACCGCAAGGAGACGGTCGAGCACCTGCTCAATCAGGTGAACCTCTGGAATGTGCGCAAGAAGGCGATCGCCGGCTTCTCGGGCGGCATGCGCCAGCGGTTCGGTATCGCCCAGGCCCTGATCGGCGATCCGCGCCTGATCATCGTCGACGAGCCCACTGCTGGCCTCGACCCCGAAGAGCGCAATCGCTTCCTGAACCTGCTGGCCGAGATCGGCGAGAACGTGGTGGTGATCCTTTCCACCCACATTGTCGAGGACGTTTCCGACCTCTGCCCGGCCATGGCGATCATCTGCGATGGCCGCATCGTCAGCGAGGGCGCGCCGGCGGACCTGGTCGCCAAGCTGCAGGGCCGCATCTGGAAGAAGACCATCGAAAAGAGCGAGCTCGAGGCGGCCAAGGCTCGCTACAAGGTCATCTCGACCCGTCTCCTGGCGGGACGCACCATCATCCATATCGAGTCCGACGACAATCCGGGCGACGGCTTCACGCCGGTCGAGGGCGGGCTGGAGGATGTCTATTTCTCCACCCTCTCGACCACGCGGCGCGCGGCCTGA
- the maiA gene encoding maleylacetoacetate isomerase, with translation MKLVLHSAKRASAPYRVRIGLNLKGLDFELRPVDLVTNAHQTDAYRTLNAQALVPTLEVDGRPLTQSLAILEWLDEAFPEPRLLPTNPFDRAAVRAMAEIIACDIHPLNNLRILRALTALEIDEAQRNAWVTRWISDGFSALEPMVARHGGAFAFGDTPGLVDCLLVPQVFNAGRFNVDLSPFPAIQAAAARAARHPAIAAAHPDHHPER, from the coding sequence ATGAAGCTCGTCCTGCACAGCGCCAAGCGCGCCAGCGCGCCCTATCGGGTTCGGATCGGCCTGAATCTCAAGGGCCTGGATTTCGAGCTGCGGCCGGTCGATCTGGTGACGAACGCGCACCAGACTGACGCCTACCGCACGCTCAACGCCCAAGCCCTGGTGCCCACGCTGGAGGTCGACGGGCGACCGCTGACCCAGAGCCTGGCGATTCTGGAATGGCTGGACGAAGCGTTTCCGGAGCCCCGCTTGCTGCCGACCAATCCTTTCGACCGGGCTGCAGTGCGCGCCATGGCCGAGATCATCGCTTGCGACATCCATCCGCTGAACAACCTGCGCATCCTGCGGGCTTTGACGGCCCTGGAGATCGACGAGGCTCAGCGCAACGCATGGGTCACGCGATGGATCTCGGATGGCTTTTCCGCGTTGGAGCCGATGGTCGCCCGTCATGGCGGCGCTTTCGCCTTCGGCGACACGCCGGGTCTCGTGGATTGTCTTCTGGTTCCGCAAGTGTTCAACGCCGGCCGCTTCAACGTCGACCTCTCGCCCTTCCCAGCGATCCAAGCCGCCGCCGCCCGCGCGGCGCGGCACCCGGCCATCGCGGCCGCACACCCCGACCACCATCCGGAGCGCTAG
- the ald gene encoding alanine dehydrogenase produces MRVGVPSEIKPGEHRVGLTPTAVREYVGHGHTVLVQSGAGLGAGYADEAYVKAGATIAPDAAAVFAGADMIVKVKEPQKVEWEKLEPRHILFTYLHLAPDPAQTEGLLNSGCAAIAYETVTDARGGLPLLAPMSEVAGRIAVFSAAETLLKHNGGMGLLLSGVPGVPPARVAVLGGGVVGSNAARMAAGLGAEVVVLERSIPRMRELDDLYQGRILTRYSTFAAVEDEILKADVVIGAVLTAGAAAPKLVRREHLKQMKPGSVLVDVSIDQGGCFETSKPTTHAQPTYVVDGVVHYCVANMPGAAPRTSSEALGNATLPFGLALADKGLDALKANVHLARGLNVLKGELTHPAVAEALGKTSIDPYGAWK; encoded by the coding sequence ATGCGGGTTGGCGTCCCATCAGAGATCAAACCGGGCGAGCACCGGGTCGGCCTGACGCCGACGGCCGTCCGTGAATATGTCGGCCACGGCCATACCGTGCTGGTCCAGTCGGGCGCCGGCCTCGGCGCCGGCTACGCCGACGAGGCCTATGTGAAGGCCGGCGCGACCATCGCCCCCGACGCCGCGGCGGTGTTCGCGGGCGCTGACATGATCGTGAAGGTCAAGGAACCGCAAAAGGTCGAGTGGGAAAAGCTCGAACCGCGCCACATCCTCTTCACCTACCTGCACCTGGCGCCCGATCCGGCTCAGACCGAGGGCCTGCTGAACAGCGGCTGCGCGGCCATCGCCTACGAGACCGTCACCGACGCGCGCGGGGGCCTGCCGCTGCTGGCGCCGATGTCGGAAGTCGCCGGGCGGATCGCCGTCTTCTCGGCGGCCGAAACCCTGCTGAAGCACAATGGCGGCATGGGCCTGCTGCTCAGCGGCGTACCGGGCGTGCCCCCAGCGCGCGTGGCCGTCCTGGGCGGCGGCGTCGTGGGCAGCAACGCCGCCCGCATGGCCGCGGGCCTGGGCGCCGAGGTCGTGGTGCTGGAGCGCTCGATCCCGCGCATGCGCGAGTTGGACGACCTCTATCAAGGCCGCATCCTGACCCGCTACTCGACCTTCGCCGCCGTCGAGGACGAGATCCTCAAGGCCGACGTCGTGATCGGCGCGGTGCTGACCGCCGGCGCGGCCGCGCCGAAACTGGTGCGCCGCGAGCACCTGAAGCAAATGAAGCCAGGCTCGGTGCTGGTCGACGTCTCGATCGACCAAGGCGGCTGCTTCGAGACCAGCAAGCCCACGACCCACGCCCAGCCCACCTATGTGGTCGACGGCGTCGTGCACTACTGCGTGGCCAACATGCCGGGCGCCGCGCCGCGCACCTCGTCCGAAGCCCTGGGCAACGCCACCCTGCCGTTCGGTCTGGCGCTGGCCGACAAGGGCCTCGACGCGCTGAAGGCCAATGTCCACCTGGCGCGCGGCCTCAACGTGCTGAAGGGAGAGCTGACTCACCCGGCCGTCGCCGAGGCGCTGGGCAAGACGTCGATCGACCCCTACGGGGCCTGGAAGTAG
- a CDS encoding fumarylacetoacetate hydrolase family protein, which translates to MTTYAFPPHALPTVPVEGSDAVFPVRRILCVGRNYAAHRREMGGDERDPPFFFAKPADAIAPLRAEIPYPPATSDLHHEIELVVALKAGGSDLTPGQALDCVFGYAVGVDLTRRDLQGAAKAKGQPWEAGKAFDASAPISAIRVMGEPLPEAAVTLSVNGGERQRGQIGDMIWSVAEVIAKASSLWTLAAGDLIFTGTPEGVAAITRGDRVVGEIDGVGRLEFILV; encoded by the coding sequence ATGACGACTTACGCCTTTCCCCCGCACGCCCTTCCGACGGTCCCGGTGGAGGGATCGGACGCGGTATTTCCCGTTCGCCGGATCCTTTGCGTCGGCCGAAACTACGCCGCGCATCGGCGCGAGATGGGTGGCGACGAGCGCGATCCGCCGTTCTTCTTCGCCAAGCCCGCGGACGCGATCGCGCCGCTGCGCGCTGAAATCCCCTATCCGCCCGCGACCAGCGACCTGCACCATGAGATCGAACTGGTGGTGGCGCTGAAGGCCGGCGGATCAGACCTGACGCCGGGACAGGCGCTGGACTGCGTCTTCGGCTACGCCGTGGGCGTGGACCTGACGCGGCGCGACCTGCAAGGCGCGGCCAAGGCCAAGGGCCAGCCTTGGGAAGCCGGCAAGGCCTTCGACGCCAGCGCGCCGATCAGCGCCATCCGCGTCATGGGCGAGCCATTGCCCGAAGCCGCCGTCACGCTGTCCGTCAACGGCGGCGAACGCCAGCGCGGCCAGATCGGCGATATGATCTGGAGTGTCGCCGAAGTCATCGCCAAGGCCTCTTCGCTCTGGACCCTGGCGGCTGGCGATCTGATCTTCACCGGCACGCCAGAAGGCGTCGCCGCCATCACGCGCGGCGATAGGGTGGTCGGCGAGATCGACGGCGTCGGCCGGCTGGAATTCATCCTCGTCTGA